A single window of Indicator indicator isolate 239-I01 chromosome Z unlocalized genomic scaffold, UM_Iind_1.1 iindZ_random_scaffold_243, whole genome shotgun sequence DNA harbors:
- the LOC128979974 gene encoding ATP-dependent RNA helicase DHX29-like produces MSSLEETFVSKASALQRQGRAGRVRDGFCFRMYTRERFESFMEYSVPEILRVPLEELCLHIMKCSLGSPEDFLSRALDPPQQQVIGNAMNLLRKIGACLLNEPKLTPLGQHLAALPVNVKIGKMLIFGAIFGCLDPVATLAAVMTEKSPFTTPIGRKDEADLAKSSLAMAVSDHITIYNAYLGWKRARQEGGYRTEMTYCRRNFLNRTSLLTLEDVKQELIRVVRAAGFTAPTMQFGLDGNGTTQSLSLHEIALLKAVLTAGLYDNVGKIIYMESVDITEKLACMVETAQGKAQVHPSSVNRDLQTHGWLLYQEKVE; encoded by the exons ATGAGTtctctggaagagacctttgttAGTAAAGCTAGTGCTCTGCAGCGACAAGGAAGAGCTGGCCGTGTTAGGGATGGATTCTGCTTCCGAATGTACACAAGAGAAAG GTTTGAAAGTTTCATGGAATATTCTGTGCCAGAAATACTGCGTGTGCCTCTGGAAGAATTATGCCTTCATATTATG AAATGCAGTCTTGGCTCCCCTGAAGATTTCCTCTCTAGAGCCTTAgacccaccacagcagcaagTAATTGGTAATGCAATGAACCTGTTGAGGAAGATTGGGGCTTGTCTGTTAAATGAGCCCAAGCTGACTCCATTGGGCCAGCACCTTGCAGCCCTTCCTGTCAATGTAAAGATTGGCAAAATGCTTATATTTGGCGCTATATTTGGCTGCTTGGATCCTGTG GCAACTCTGGCTGCAGTTATGACAGAAAAATCCCCATTTACTACACCAATTGGTCGAAAAGATGAAGCAGATCTTGCAAAGTCATCACTTGCAATGGCAGTTTCAGACCATATAACAATCTACAATGCTTACTTGGG GTGGAAAAGGGCTCGACAAGAAGGGGGATATCGTACTGAAATGACTTATTGCAGAAGAAATTTTCTTAATAGGACTTCACTGTTAACTCTGGAG GATGTGAAGCAAGAACTCATAAGGGTGGTCAGAGCAGCAGGGTTCACAGCACCTACAATGCAATTTGGATTGGATGGAAATGGAACCACACAATCCCTTTCTCTCCATGAAATAGCTCTTCTTAAAGCCGTGTTGACTGCAGGGCTTTATGACAACGTtggaaaaataatatatatgGAATCTGTGGATATTACAGAGAAGCTGGCTTGCATGGTAGAAACTGCTCAGGGTAAAGCACAAGTGCATCCTTCCTCTGTAAACCGAGACTTACAAACACACGGATGGCTTCTTTACCAGGAGAAA GTGGAATGA